A region of the Bryobacteraceae bacterium genome:
TTCCGGGCGGAGCTCGGCAAGCTCAGCCGCTACCGCGCCGCCTGCGTGGTGGTCGAGGCCGAACTTCTTGACGTGCTCGGCAAGCGTTATCGCGGCGAGGCCCGGCCGGCCGCGGTCGTGGGTTCGACGCTCTCGATCCTGCTCGACTACGGCTTGCCGGTCATGTTCTGCGGCAACCGCCAGGCGGCGCGCCATTTCACGCAAGGCTTTCTGCTGGCGGCTTGGAAGAGGTGGGGCCAATGACGGGTCAGCGCGAATCGATCCGCGGCATCGTCGACGCGGTCTTCTACTCCGGACCCACTTTCAGCGCGGGCCGCCTGGTGACGCCCGATGGGGGCGAGGTGAAGTTCGCGGGCAAAGTCTATGTCCGCGAGCACGACGCCGTCAGACTTGAAGGCCGCTGGGTGACGCATCCCAAGTACGGGCGCCAGTTCGAGGCCGAGTTTCTGGGACATGACCTGGAACTCGATCCCGAGGGGCTTGCCCGCTTCCTCGCCAACCATCCCGACATCAAGGGCATCGGCCCGGCCAAGGCGAAGTTGATCGCCGATCGCTTCGGCACGGACTTCGACGCGGCCATCCGGAACGAGCCTGAGTCGGTGGCGGCTGTGGCCAAGGCGCCCATCGAGGCCATCGGCGAACTACGCCGGATCTGGATTGCGAACCGCGATTTCAACCATGCGATGTCGCACCTGGCCGCCTACGGCTTGACGCATCACCAGGTGACGACGCTCGTCGGGAAGTTCGGCAGCCAGGTGGTGGCGATACTCGAACGCGATCCCTATGTGCTGATGCGCGAGATTCCGAGCTTCGGCTTCAAGCGCGTCGACAAGATCGCCCGCAAGATGGGTACGCCCAAGGACCTGCCATCGCGGATTCGTGCGGGGATTCAATACTGCGTGCTCGCGGCGCTCGATGACGGCGACTGCTGGGTCGAGTACGAGGATCTGCTCGACCGCGCCAATACGTTGCTCGTCATGGACACGCTCGACAGCCGCGAGGTGATCGAGCGGCATCTGGAGGCGCTGATCGCCGAAGGGGTGCTGGTCTCGCAGGCCTCCGAGCGGCTGGTGGTGGCTGATCCCGAGATCCACCGCATGGAAACGGAGCTGGCGGCTGTCTTTAAGGAGTCGCGCAGGCGCAGCCCGCATGCAGTGACCGATCTCGATGCACTGCTTGACGCGGAGGGCGGCGAGTTGACTCCCGAACAGCGGGAGGCCGTCAGGAATGCACTCACCTTTTCCATTTCCCTCATGACTGGCGGCGCGGGCAGCGGCAAGACGTATGCGGTGTCGACCATCACAACCATCTCAGAGCAGCTCGAGAAGAAAGTCGTACTCGCCGCTCCGACTGGCAAGGCCGCCAAACGCCTCGAAGAGGTCGTGGGCCACGAGGCCAGTACGATCCACCGGTTGCTCGGCTTCAACGGCCACAGCTACGCGCGGGATGCGCTGAATCCGATCGAGGCCGACATCGTGGTCATCGACGAGGTCTCCATGGTTGATGTCGCGCTCGCCTGGCGGTTGTTCCAGGCCGTCGACCGGACCAAGACCGCCGTGGTCCTGGTCGGCGATCACAATCAGTTGCCGCCCGTGGGCCCGGGCAACCTGCTGCGCGACCTGGTCAAGTCTCGGGTAGTTCCGACGACAATCCTGACCCGGATCATCCGCCAGGCGGGCGTGCTCAAGGAGAACTCGACCGCGATCCTCTCAGGCGAGGTGCGGCCGACAGCGGATGTGCAGGAAGGTGCGCGCCGGCCCTGGTACGTCATCGACCGCTTCAGCGACCGCGAGGACGTGCGGCGGATGTTGCTGCTGTTGTTCGAGGAAATCCTGGCCGAACGGCTCGGCTACGACCTGCTGCGCGATGTGCAGGTGCTGACGCCCACTCATAAAGGACCGCTGGGCACGGTGGAGTTGAACATCGCGCTCCAGCGGCTCTTGCAAAAGAAACTGCGCGGCTTCGACGTGCCGGACGACGCGCCCGGGCACAGGCCCGTCTTCTACGCCGGCGACAAGGTTCTCCGGACGCGGAACGACTACGAACTCGGCGTCATGAACGGCGCGGTGGGCTACGTGGTTGAAGCCGCGGCCAAGGGCAAGCTCACTGTCGAGTTCGACGGCGCCGTGGTCGAGATCGAGCCCGGATCGGATGCGGCCAGCCGCCTTCAGCTTGCCTATGCCTGCTCGGTGCACAAGGTCCAGGGCTCGGAATTTCCGTGCGCCATCGTCGTCGCTCACAAGTCGCACTCCTTCATGCACCACCGCAACCTGCTCTACACCGCGGTGACGCGCGCCAGGGAGTCTGTCATCCTGCTCGGCGACCGCTGGGGCATCCAGAAATGCGCTGCCCGCCGCCAGGTGGACCGGCGCAACACCCTCCTTTCTTTCCTGCTTCGACCGGAGGCACGCCCATGAGCCCTTCCGTGGATGTCCAGGCCTACTACCGCCAGATCACTGAGTTCGACATTGGTGAGATCGCACGCGAGCTTCTTGGCGGCCGAATCGTCGAGGCCAACTCGCGCACGCTGTTCTGCGATTGCCCGAATCACAAGAGCCAGTCGCGCCGCTCGCTCCATGTGATGCTTGACAAGCAGGGCTGGTACTGCTTCGGCTGCGGCGTGGGCGGCGACGTGCTGCAACTGGTCGAGTTCGTCCGCTTCGGTCGAGTGACCCGCAGCCAGTCGGGGCCGATGCCGGAATCGCACAGACTGGCGCGTGATTTTCTGGCCGCCCGTGTGGGCTTGCCGCCGCTGGCTCAGATTGTCGCAAGTTCGCCGGAGGAAGCCGAGGCCGAACACCGCCTCACGCTGCGCGTGCGCGAGGCGCTGACCGCGCTGGCTGAGATCTACCACCAGCGGCTTGTGAGCAACGCCGAAGTCCTTGCGTGGTTCCGCGCGAAGTATGGCATCCGTGAGGAGACCATCGAGCGGCTCAAGATCGGCTATGCCGAGGATGGCTCGCCAACTGCCGCGCGTCTGCTCATAGATGGGCCCGCTGCATTCACGCCACGCGAACTGACAGCCACTTCCGCTTTCCGACCCACGGCGCAGGATGGCGTCATGCCTTTCTTCGACCGCCGCGTCGTTTTCCCCTACTGGAGCCGCGGCCATGTCGTCTTCCTGATCGGCCGCCGAACGCCGTGGACGCCCGACCAGCCCTGGGAGAGGTCGAAATACAAGAAGCTCGCCGTGCGCAACGACCGCAACCGCAGCCACGTCGCCTCCTGCATTCGCAACGACGTTCTTTACAACGAAGACGTCCTGCTCACGCGCCCCGAACGCGTCATTATCACCGAAGGCGTGACCGATTGCATTTCGCTCATCGAGCACGGCTTTGCCGCCGTCTCGCCCGTCACCGTGCAGATCCGCGAAGCGGACTGGGAACGGCTGTTGCCGAAGCTCGCCGGCGTCAAGACCGTCTACATCTGCCAGGACAACGAGGTTTCCGAAGCTGGACTTCAAGGCGCAATGAAGACGGCCCG
Encoded here:
- the recD2 gene encoding ATP-dependent RecD-like DNA helicase; the encoded protein is MTGQRESIRGIVDAVFYSGPTFSAGRLVTPDGGEVKFAGKVYVREHDAVRLEGRWVTHPKYGRQFEAEFLGHDLELDPEGLARFLANHPDIKGIGPAKAKLIADRFGTDFDAAIRNEPESVAAVAKAPIEAIGELRRIWIANRDFNHAMSHLAAYGLTHHQVTTLVGKFGSQVVAILERDPYVLMREIPSFGFKRVDKIARKMGTPKDLPSRIRAGIQYCVLAALDDGDCWVEYEDLLDRANTLLVMDTLDSREVIERHLEALIAEGVLVSQASERLVVADPEIHRMETELAAVFKESRRRSPHAVTDLDALLDAEGGELTPEQREAVRNALTFSISLMTGGAGSGKTYAVSTITTISEQLEKKVVLAAPTGKAAKRLEEVVGHEASTIHRLLGFNGHSYARDALNPIEADIVVIDEVSMVDVALAWRLFQAVDRTKTAVVLVGDHNQLPPVGPGNLLRDLVKSRVVPTTILTRIIRQAGVLKENSTAILSGEVRPTADVQEGARRPWYVIDRFSDREDVRRMLLLLFEEILAERLGYDLLRDVQVLTPTHKGPLGTVELNIALQRLLQKKLRGFDVPDDAPGHRPVFYAGDKVLRTRNDYELGVMNGAVGYVVEAAAKGKLTVEFDGAVVEIEPGSDAASRLQLAYACSVHKVQGSEFPCAIVVAHKSHSFMHHRNLLYTAVTRARESVILLGDRWGIQKCAARRQVDRRNTLLSFLLRPEARP